Proteins encoded in a region of the Pseudomonas syringae KCTC 12500 genome:
- the hisH gene encoding imidazole glycerol phosphate synthase subunit HisH, giving the protein MQTVAVIDYGMGNLHSVAKALEHVGAGRVLITSDAKVIREADRIVFPGVGAIRDCMAEIRRLGFDSLVREVSQDRPFLGICVGMQALLDSSEENGGVDCIGMFPGQVKFFGKDLHEEGEHLKVPHMGWNQVAQAVDHPLWHDIPDQARFYFVHSFYIDAANQRQVVGRGHYGLDFAAALADGSRFAVQFHPEKSHTHGLQLLQNFAAWDGRW; this is encoded by the coding sequence ATGCAGACAGTTGCGGTCATCGATTACGGCATGGGCAACCTGCACTCTGTCGCCAAGGCGCTGGAGCATGTGGGCGCAGGCCGTGTGCTGATTACCAGTGACGCCAAGGTGATTCGCGAGGCCGACCGCATCGTTTTTCCGGGTGTGGGCGCGATTCGCGACTGCATGGCTGAGATTCGCCGTCTGGGCTTTGATTCGCTGGTCAGGGAAGTGAGCCAGGATCGCCCGTTTCTGGGGATCTGCGTCGGCATGCAGGCGTTGCTCGACAGCAGCGAAGAGAACGGCGGCGTGGACTGCATCGGCATGTTTCCCGGCCAGGTAAAGTTCTTCGGCAAGGACCTGCATGAGGAAGGCGAGCACCTGAAAGTGCCGCACATGGGCTGGAACCAGGTCGCTCAGGCGGTGGATCACCCGCTGTGGCATGACATTCCGGACCAGGCGCGTTTCTACTTCGTGCACAGTTTCTATATCGATGCTGCCAATCAGCGTCAGGTGGTCGGGCGTGGCCATTACGGCCTCGATTTCGCCGCCGCGCTGGCCGACGGTTCGCGTTTTGCCGTGCAATTTCACCCTGAAAAGAGCCACACCCACGGCCTGCAGTTGCTGCAGAACTTCGCCGCCTGGGATGGTCGCTGGTAA
- the hisB gene encoding imidazoleglycerol-phosphate dehydratase HisB, whose product MAERKAYVERNTLETQIKASINLDGTGKARFDIGVPFLEHMLDQITRHGLIDLDIECKGDLAIDDHHTVEDVGITVGQAFSQAIGDKKGIRRYGHAYVPLDEALSRVVIDFSGRPGLQMHVPYTRATVGGFDVDLFQEFFQGFVNHANVTLHIDNLRGTNTHHQIETVFKAFGRALRMAVELDERMAGQMPSTKGVL is encoded by the coding sequence ATGGCCGAACGTAAGGCGTACGTCGAGCGCAATACTCTGGAAACCCAGATCAAAGCCTCGATCAACCTGGATGGTACCGGAAAGGCCCGATTCGATATCGGCGTGCCTTTCCTTGAGCACATGCTCGACCAGATCACCCGGCACGGGCTGATCGATCTGGACATCGAATGCAAGGGCGACCTGGCAATCGACGATCACCACACGGTGGAAGACGTCGGTATCACCGTGGGCCAGGCGTTCAGCCAGGCGATCGGCGACAAGAAGGGCATTCGTCGTTACGGCCACGCCTACGTGCCGCTCGACGAAGCGCTGTCGCGCGTGGTCATCGACTTCTCCGGGCGTCCGGGCCTGCAGATGCATGTGCCGTATACCCGCGCCACTGTAGGCGGCTTCGATGTGGACCTGTTTCAGGAGTTCTTCCAGGGCTTCGTCAACCACGCGAACGTGACGCTGCACATCGATAACCTGCGTGGCACCAACACTCACCACCAGATCGAGACCGTTTTCAAGGCTTTCGGTCGTGCGCTGCGCATGGCGGTCGAGCTGGATGAGCGTATGGCCGGGCAGATGCCATCCACCAAGGGTGTGCTCTGA
- a CDS encoding AsmA family protein, with product MKAFGKILGLFILGLLLIIVALGFALTHLFDPNDYKDEIRQLARDKANVELTLNGDIGWSLFPWLGLELHDAHVATLTAPDQPFADVQMLGLSVRVLPLLRRQVQMSDIRVEGLNLTLHRDENGHGNWEDIGKPAVASTEAPGETTPAPAPDAPKADRPSQPIRLDIDSLTVNNARVDYSDARKGRTFMAESIQLSTGPIREASDIPIKLTAFLSTNQPVVRAKTELVGALRMDRVLKRYQFEDMRLSGEVAGEPLQGKTVTFSAQGQLLVDLAANIAEWNSLKVSANQLRALGELRARDLDKTPQISGGLSIAQLDLRAFFENIGQPLPAMSEGALSKVEMVTRLAGTPTSLALENLNLKVDDSTFTGRIAVDDFAKQALRVQLKGDTFDADRYRPAESEESKGAKAARKSEVQSGEAAAAAGDSPLPEQPTKAAWSTARLLPLERLRTLDVEADLSFGKLTLNKLPIDNAALKTQANGGLIKVDTLSGDLYNGNFEVKGNLDARPDTPVATVQTRIAKVPVERILERQGQTPPVRGLLNLDSNLTGTGNSEKALIDSLNGTASFALNNGVLVNANLEQQLCKGISILNRKTLSGEPRAKDTPFQQLNGNLVIRNGVASNPDLKVRTPGMAVNGNGDVDLRVLGMNYRVGIIVEGDKSDMPDPACEINPRFVGIEWPVQCRGPLELGAKACRLDKEGVGQIAAKLAGDRISEKLEDKLNDKLGDKVSPEFKDALKGLFKR from the coding sequence ATGAAAGCGTTCGGCAAAATCCTGGGGCTGTTTATTCTCGGGTTGTTGCTGATCATCGTGGCTCTCGGCTTTGCCCTGACCCACCTGTTTGATCCCAACGACTACAAAGACGAGATTCGCCAGCTGGCACGCGACAAGGCCAACGTCGAGCTGACGCTCAACGGCGATATCGGCTGGAGCCTGTTCCCCTGGCTCGGCCTGGAATTGCACGACGCCCATGTCGCCACCCTGACCGCTCCCGATCAGCCGTTCGCCGATGTGCAGATGCTTGGCCTGTCCGTTCGCGTCCTGCCACTGCTTCGTCGCCAGGTACAGATGAGCGACATTCGCGTCGAAGGCCTGAACCTGACCCTGCACCGCGATGAAAACGGTCATGGCAACTGGGAAGACATCGGCAAGCCTGCCGTGGCAAGCACTGAAGCACCTGGCGAGACAACGCCAGCCCCGGCTCCGGACGCGCCCAAAGCGGATCGCCCTTCCCAGCCAATTCGCCTGGATATCGACAGCCTGACCGTCAACAATGCCCGCGTGGATTATAGCGATGCGCGAAAAGGCCGGACCTTCATGGCCGAGAGCATTCAACTGAGTACCGGGCCTATTCGTGAGGCGTCCGATATCCCGATCAAACTGACGGCGTTCCTGAGCACCAACCAGCCCGTCGTGCGCGCCAAGACCGAGCTGGTCGGCGCATTGCGCATGGATCGCGTGCTCAAGCGTTATCAATTCGAAGACATGCGCCTGTCCGGTGAAGTCGCCGGCGAGCCGTTGCAAGGCAAGACCGTGACCTTCTCGGCGCAGGGCCAGTTGCTGGTCGACCTGGCCGCCAACATCGCTGAATGGAACAGCCTCAAAGTCTCGGCCAACCAGTTGCGTGCACTCGGCGAACTGCGTGCCCGCGATCTGGACAAAACGCCACAGATCAGCGGCGGCCTGTCCATTGCCCAGCTTGATCTGCGCGCGTTCTTCGAGAACATCGGCCAGCCGTTGCCGGCCATGTCAGAGGGCGCGCTGAGCAAGGTTGAAATGGTCACGCGTCTGGCAGGCACGCCTACCAGCCTTGCGCTGGAAAACCTCAACCTGAAAGTCGACGACAGCACCTTCACGGGTCGCATCGCGGTGGACGACTTCGCCAAACAGGCGCTGCGTGTCCAGCTCAAGGGCGATACCTTCGACGCCGACCGCTACCGTCCGGCTGAAAGCGAAGAAAGCAAAGGTGCCAAGGCCGCGCGCAAATCCGAGGTGCAGTCCGGTGAGGCCGCCGCTGCTGCAGGCGACTCGCCGCTGCCCGAACAACCCACCAAGGCCGCCTGGAGCACTGCCAGGCTGCTGCCGCTGGAGCGCTTGCGCACGCTGGATGTCGAGGCTGATCTGAGCTTCGGCAAATTGACCCTGAACAAACTGCCTATCGACAACGCAGCGCTCAAGACCCAGGCCAACGGTGGCCTTATCAAGGTCGATACGCTGAGTGGCGATCTGTACAACGGCAACTTCGAGGTCAAGGGCAATCTGGACGCGCGTCCGGACACGCCTGTGGCCACGGTGCAGACGCGCATTGCCAAAGTACCGGTCGAACGCATTCTGGAACGCCAGGGCCAGACACCTCCGGTGCGCGGCCTGCTGAACCTCGACAGCAACCTGACCGGCACAGGCAACAGCGAAAAAGCCCTGATCGACAGCCTGAACGGCACCGCCAGCTTTGCGCTCAATAACGGCGTACTGGTCAATGCCAACCTGGAGCAGCAGCTGTGCAAGGGGATTTCGATCCTCAACCGCAAGACACTCAGCGGCGAACCGCGTGCCAAGGACACTCCTTTCCAGCAGCTCAACGGCAATCTGGTGATACGCAATGGCGTCGCCAGCAACCCGGACCTCAAGGTCCGTACGCCGGGCATGGCCGTCAACGGTAACGGCGATGTCGACCTGCGCGTCCTGGGCATGAACTACCGCGTTGGCATCATCGTCGAAGGCGACAAGAGCGACATGCCCGACCCGGCCTGCGAGATCAACCCGCGCTTTGTCGGCATCGAGTGGCCGGTGCAGTGCCGTGGCCCGCTGGAACTGGGCGCCAAGGCCTGCCGTCTGGACAAGGAAGGCGTCGGCCAGATCGCTGCGAAACTGGCGGGCGACCGGATCAGCGAGAAGCTTGAGGACAAGCTGAACGACAAACTCGGTGACAAGGTCAGCCCCGAGTTCAAGGACGCCCTCAAGGGACTGTTCAAACGCTAG
- a CDS encoding trypsin-like serine peptidase, giving the protein MKPTMMTGACCIAALLPFSIHATPEDLGEGLMALAPSTALLNADGSRDHWNGIGRIDSRSGSNCTATLIDSRSVDSPSDAPAYVLTSGHCINRQNGVIITDGEVEGSVQFNFFTDSKARSYPLRRVSWSSMQGVDLAIVELQPTLETLVNDGIQPIRLAREMPEQGRDILWVGAPLDKDTGHLRMAACVHQTSEVIMEQPWVWRHTVRNQCRDVGTGASGSPLLTRDNGELYAVMNLTNQASSDNPTEDLSDEIPGFPPMVADSNYGNPVTLLKKCFVSGTLSTDPAVCDLFPVFSVDFETLGRQPAQHARVQLDAEGRNVYPSWDLRFMVDTPLYRYKKVDSAMQCEDPVGYSHTISSQDAAIDDPVDKQIGVNWLCMVGVSSAEQRSSIGLMRNALTLGIELQPAGPTPAPQMEIGKNRSGATSVVWSHEHRLIDYYTVKMGKPDTTDCSAPDGFKPQFRNLVLRAQSLPLKICTYAHDINGQPSALREDIIPSPTAG; this is encoded by the coding sequence ATGAAACCGACCATGATGACGGGTGCGTGCTGCATCGCCGCACTGCTGCCTTTTTCCATCCACGCCACACCTGAAGACCTGGGCGAAGGGCTGATGGCTCTCGCACCTTCGACAGCCCTGCTCAACGCTGACGGCTCACGCGACCACTGGAACGGCATCGGCCGTATCGACAGCAGGTCAGGGTCAAACTGTACGGCGACGCTGATCGATAGCCGAAGCGTCGACAGCCCGTCTGACGCGCCCGCCTATGTACTCACCAGCGGCCACTGTATCAATCGTCAGAATGGCGTGATCATCACCGATGGAGAAGTCGAAGGCAGCGTGCAGTTCAATTTCTTTACCGACAGCAAAGCGCGCAGCTATCCATTGAGGCGCGTCAGCTGGAGCAGCATGCAGGGCGTAGACCTGGCGATCGTCGAGCTGCAGCCCACGCTTGAAACGCTCGTCAACGACGGTATTCAGCCGATCAGGCTCGCCAGGGAGATGCCCGAACAGGGTCGCGACATTTTGTGGGTGGGCGCACCGCTCGACAAGGATACCGGGCATCTGCGCATGGCGGCCTGTGTTCACCAGACGTCGGAGGTGATCATGGAGCAGCCTTGGGTCTGGCGTCACACCGTACGCAATCAGTGCCGAGATGTCGGTACGGGCGCGTCCGGCAGTCCGCTGCTGACCCGTGACAACGGCGAGCTCTATGCGGTCATGAACCTCACCAACCAGGCTTCGTCGGATAACCCGACCGAAGACCTCAGTGATGAAATACCCGGCTTTCCGCCCATGGTCGCCGACAGCAACTATGGCAACCCGGTCACGCTGTTGAAGAAGTGTTTTGTCAGCGGCACGCTGAGTACGGACCCGGCAGTCTGCGATCTGTTTCCAGTCTTCTCGGTCGATTTCGAAACGCTGGGCCGGCAGCCCGCACAGCATGCCAGAGTACAACTGGATGCCGAGGGCAGGAATGTCTATCCATCCTGGGACTTGCGCTTCATGGTCGACACGCCCTTGTATCGCTACAAGAAGGTCGATTCGGCCATGCAGTGCGAAGATCCGGTGGGTTACAGCCATACCATCAGCTCGCAGGACGCGGCCATCGATGACCCTGTGGACAAACAGATCGGCGTCAACTGGCTGTGCATGGTCGGTGTGTCTTCGGCCGAACAACGCTCCAGCATCGGTCTGATGCGCAATGCACTGACGCTTGGCATAGAGCTGCAACCGGCAGGCCCCACTCCGGCACCGCAAATGGAGATCGGCAAAAACCGATCTGGCGCGACATCGGTCGTCTGGTCGCACGAGCACCGGCTGATCGACTACTACACGGTCAAAATGGGCAAACCGGACACCACCGACTGCTCCGCACCTGACGGTTTCAAGCCGCAGTTTCGCAATCTGGTATTACGCGCGCAGTCGTTGCCGTTGAAGATCTGCACCTACGCCCACGACATCAACGGCCAGCCATCCGCCTTGCGCGAAGACATCATCCCGTCGCCCACAGCAGGTTGA
- a CDS encoding substrate-binding periplasmic protein produces MFKRLLLALIGVGVLSSEGVRASEATPYSMVLLTENFPPFNMAVDGKNFAQENNIDGIAAEVVREMFKRANIGYSMTLRFPWDRVYKLALEKPGYGVFSTTRLPERENLFKWVGPIGSYDWIMLARGDSPITLTSLGQARDYRIGAYKGDAIGERLKAMGLNPILMLRDRDNVKKLANGQIDLWAVGDPVGRYLAKLEGVTGLKTALRFNSAELYLAVNKSTPDEIVRRLQKALDQMRAEGWVDAAKAHYQ; encoded by the coding sequence ATGTTCAAACGCCTATTGCTTGCACTGATCGGGGTCGGTGTCTTGTCGAGTGAGGGTGTCCGGGCCAGCGAGGCGACGCCTTATTCCATGGTGTTGCTGACCGAGAACTTCCCGCCGTTCAACATGGCGGTCGACGGCAAGAATTTCGCCCAGGAAAACAACATCGACGGTATCGCCGCCGAGGTGGTGCGCGAGATGTTCAAGCGCGCGAATATCGGCTACAGCATGACGCTGCGCTTTCCGTGGGACCGGGTCTACAAACTGGCCCTGGAAAAGCCCGGTTACGGCGTGTTTTCCACGACCCGCCTGCCCGAACGTGAAAACCTCTTCAAATGGGTCGGCCCGATAGGTTCCTACGACTGGATCATGTTGGCGCGCGGCGACAGCCCGATCACCTTGACGTCGCTGGGACAGGCCAGGGATTACCGGATCGGCGCCTACAAGGGCGATGCCATTGGCGAGCGTCTGAAAGCCATGGGCTTGAACCCGATTCTGATGTTGCGTGACCGCGATAACGTGAAAAAACTCGCCAACGGCCAGATCGACCTGTGGGCAGTAGGCGATCCAGTGGGCCGCTATCTGGCGAAACTGGAAGGCGTAACGGGCCTCAAGACGGCGCTGCGGTTCAACAGCGCCGAACTTTACCTGGCAGTCAACAAGAGCACGCCTGACGAGATCGTCAGACGCCTGCAAAAAGCCCTCGATCAGATGCGCGCCGAAGGCTGGGTCGATGCCGCCAAGGCGCACTATCAGTAG
- a CDS encoding OFA family MFS transporter, translated as MSTSTALGGEAVQPAFLSKERIIAKPGFNRWLVPPAALAIHLCIGMAYGFSVFWLPLSKAIGVTAPVACTPDMGFFAQMFASTCDWQISMLGWIYTLFFIFLGCSAAIWGGWLEHAGPRKAGVVSALCWCGGLLISALGIYTHQIWLMWLGSGVIGGIGLGLGYISPVSTLIKWFPDKRGMATGMAIMGFGGGAMVGAPLATALMGHFASAESVGVWQSFVVMAVIYFIFMIGGALGYRVPPTGWKPEGWTAPAAKAKNSMITNRHVHVSVAWKTPQFRLVWLVLCLNVSAGIGILGMASPLLQEVFAGKLLGLDLTFSQLNADQLKAIAAIAAGFTGLLSLFNIGGRFFWASCSDFIGRKATYFVFFALGFLLYASVPTLSHMGSIALFVAAFCIVLSMYGGGFATVPAYLADLFGTQMVGAIHGRLLTAWAAAGVLGPVLVNYLREYQLAHGVARADAYDITLYILSGLLVLGFICNLLIRPVADKYFMTDAELAAEQAIGHDKGANATTSLEWKASAGSKPLVIAAWLAVGIPLAWGVWITLQKTAVLFH; from the coding sequence ATGAGCACAAGCACAGCCTTGGGCGGCGAAGCCGTTCAGCCTGCGTTCTTGTCCAAAGAGCGCATTATCGCCAAGCCAGGTTTCAACCGTTGGCTTGTTCCACCTGCAGCATTGGCCATCCATCTTTGTATCGGTATGGCTTACGGCTTCTCGGTATTCTGGTTGCCGCTGTCGAAGGCTATCGGTGTTACGGCACCTGTCGCTTGCACACCGGACATGGGTTTTTTCGCGCAGATGTTCGCGTCGACCTGTGACTGGCAGATCTCCATGCTGGGCTGGATCTACACACTGTTTTTCATCTTCCTGGGTTGCTCGGCTGCCATTTGGGGTGGCTGGCTGGAGCACGCAGGTCCACGCAAGGCGGGTGTGGTTTCGGCCCTCTGCTGGTGTGGTGGCTTGCTGATTTCCGCACTGGGCATTTATACGCACCAGATCTGGCTTATGTGGCTGGGCTCGGGCGTAATCGGCGGTATTGGTCTGGGGTTGGGCTATATCTCTCCGGTATCGACCCTGATCAAGTGGTTCCCGGACAAGCGCGGCATGGCGACCGGCATGGCGATCATGGGCTTTGGCGGCGGCGCGATGGTGGGTGCACCGCTGGCTACGGCTCTGATGGGGCACTTCGCTTCGGCTGAAAGCGTTGGCGTATGGCAGAGCTTCGTGGTGATGGCGGTGATCTACTTCATCTTCATGATCGGCGGTGCACTGGGCTACCGTGTTCCGCCAACCGGCTGGAAACCTGAAGGCTGGACCGCTCCGGCTGCCAAGGCCAAGAACTCGATGATCACCAACCGTCACGTGCACGTCAGCGTGGCCTGGAAAACACCGCAGTTCCGTCTGGTCTGGCTGGTGCTGTGCCTGAACGTATCGGCCGGTATCGGTATCCTGGGCATGGCTTCGCCGCTGCTGCAGGAAGTCTTCGCCGGCAAACTGCTGGGCCTCGACCTGACCTTCAGCCAGCTCAATGCCGACCAGCTGAAAGCCATTGCTGCGATTGCAGCCGGCTTCACGGGTCTGTTGAGTCTGTTCAACATCGGCGGTCGTTTCTTCTGGGCTTCGTGCTCGGACTTCATCGGTCGCAAGGCAACTTACTTCGTATTCTTCGCACTGGGCTTCCTGCTTTATGCGTCGGTTCCGACCCTGAGCCATATGGGTAGCATCGCGCTGTTCGTGGCCGCGTTCTGTATCGTGCTGTCGATGTACGGTGGCGGTTTTGCGACGGTTCCGGCTTATCTGGCTGACCTGTTCGGTACGCAGATGGTCGGCGCGATCCACGGTCGTCTGCTGACTGCCTGGGCTGCGGCCGGTGTGTTGGGTCCGGTACTGGTCAACTACCTGCGTGAGTACCAACTCGCACACGGTGTTGCACGTGCCGACGCCTACGACATCACCCTGTACATCCTGTCGGGTCTGCTGGTGCTGGGCTTTATCTGCAACCTGCTGATTCGTCCGGTTGCCGACAAGTACTTCATGACCGACGCCGAACTGGCGGCTGAACAAGCCATCGGTCACGACAAGGGTGCCAACGCCACGACTTCGCTGGAGTGGAAAGCATCCGCAGGCAGCAAGCCATTGGTCATCGCCGCCTGGCTGGCCGTAGGCATCCCGCTGGCATGGGGCGTCTGGATTACCCTGCAAAAAACCGCAGTGCTGTTCCACTAA
- the hisF gene encoding imidazole glycerol phosphate synthase subunit HisF — protein sequence MALAKRIIPCLDVDNGRVVKGVKFENIRDAGDPVEIARRYDEQGADEITFLDITASVDGRDTTLHTVERMASQVFIPLTVGGGVRTVQDIRNLLNAGADKVSINTAAVFNPEFVGEAAARFGSQCIVVAIDAKKVSGPGETPRWEIFTHGGRKPTGLDAVVWAKKMEDLGAGEILLTSMDQDGMKNGFDLGVTRAISDALGIPVIASGGVGNLEHLAAGVIEGHASAVLAASIFHFGEYTVPEAKAYMASRGIVVR from the coding sequence GTGGCCCTAGCCAAACGCATTATCCCTTGCCTGGACGTCGACAACGGTCGAGTGGTAAAGGGCGTCAAGTTCGAAAACATCCGCGACGCAGGCGATCCGGTGGAAATCGCTCGTCGTTACGATGAGCAGGGTGCCGACGAAATTACATTCCTCGACATCACCGCCAGTGTCGATGGCCGTGACACCACGCTGCATACCGTCGAGCGCATGGCCAGTCAGGTGTTCATCCCGCTGACCGTTGGCGGCGGCGTGCGTACCGTGCAGGACATCCGCAACCTGCTCAATGCCGGTGCCGACAAAGTCTCGATCAACACGGCCGCGGTGTTCAACCCCGAGTTCGTCGGTGAAGCCGCCGCGCGCTTTGGGTCGCAGTGCATCGTGGTCGCCATCGACGCCAAGAAGGTCTCCGGTCCGGGCGAAACCCCGCGCTGGGAAATCTTCACCCACGGCGGGCGTAAACCCACCGGGCTGGACGCGGTGGTCTGGGCGAAAAAGATGGAAGACCTGGGCGCTGGCGAGATCCTGCTGACCAGCATGGACCAGGACGGCATGAAGAACGGCTTCGACCTGGGCGTCACGCGCGCCATCAGCGATGCGCTGGGTATTCCGGTGATTGCTTCGGGTGGCGTCGGTAACCTCGAGCACCTGGCTGCCGGCGTCATCGAGGGCCACGCCAGCGCTGTGCTGGCGGCGAGTATTTTCCACTTTGGCGAATACACGGTCCCCGAGGCCAAGGCTTACATGGCCAGCCGTGGGATTGTCGTGCGCTAA
- a CDS encoding aromatic amino acid transaminase — protein sequence MLAHVESYAGDPILSLMETFGKDSRADKVNLSIGLYYDAQGRIPQLACVATAQQQLAEGEQAASVYLPMEGLAAYRQAVQTLLFGADHPLVQAGRVATIQTVGGSGALKIGADFLKYAFPDSQVWVSDPTWENHNALFGGAGFKVNAYPYFDAQTGGVRFEAMLDTVQGLPAQSILLLHPCCHNPTGADLTVAQWDRLIDVIKDRQLIAFLDIAYQGFGKGIDEDVYAIRAMANAGITTLVSNSFSKIFSLYGERVGGLSVVCEDAASAANVFGQLKATVRRNYSSPPAHGAFLVSKVLNTPHLREQWLGEVEAMRLRIIDMRTRLVEVLAQKVSGHDFSFILRQNGMFSYTGLTPQQVDELKDVHGIYMLRSGRVCMAGLNEGNIDKVCDAIASLFAR from the coding sequence ATGCTAGCCCACGTGGAGTCATACGCCGGTGATCCGATCCTTTCGCTGATGGAGACCTTTGGCAAGGACTCGCGTGCGGACAAGGTCAATCTGAGCATCGGCCTGTATTACGACGCACAGGGCCGCATCCCGCAGTTGGCATGCGTAGCAACGGCGCAACAGCAACTGGCCGAAGGCGAACAGGCAGCGTCTGTGTACTTGCCGATGGAAGGCCTGGCAGCGTATAGGCAGGCGGTGCAAACCCTGTTGTTCGGTGCCGATCACCCGCTGGTTCAGGCAGGCCGCGTCGCCACCATTCAAACCGTGGGTGGCTCGGGCGCGCTGAAGATAGGTGCCGATTTCCTCAAGTATGCGTTTCCGGACTCACAGGTCTGGGTCAGTGATCCGACCTGGGAAAACCACAACGCGCTATTCGGCGGGGCGGGCTTCAAGGTCAACGCGTACCCGTACTTCGATGCCCAGACCGGCGGCGTCAGGTTCGAGGCCATGCTCGACACGGTACAGGGGCTGCCTGCGCAGAGCATTCTCCTGCTGCACCCGTGCTGCCATAACCCGACCGGTGCCGATCTGACGGTGGCGCAATGGGACCGCCTGATCGACGTGATCAAGGATCGTCAGCTCATCGCCTTCCTGGATATCGCCTATCAGGGCTTCGGCAAAGGCATCGACGAAGACGTCTATGCAATCCGGGCGATGGCCAACGCAGGTATCACAACGCTGGTCAGCAACTCATTCTCGAAAATCTTCTCGCTGTATGGCGAGCGGGTAGGCGGGCTGTCGGTGGTCTGTGAAGACGCGGCGTCCGCGGCCAACGTGTTCGGCCAGCTCAAGGCGACCGTGCGCCGCAACTACTCCAGCCCGCCTGCGCATGGTGCCTTCCTGGTGTCGAAAGTGCTCAACACGCCGCACTTGCGCGAGCAGTGGCTGGGTGAAGTCGAGGCCATGCGCCTGCGTATCATCGACATGCGCACGCGGCTGGTCGAGGTGCTGGCGCAGAAGGTCTCCGGCCACGATTTCAGCTTTATCCTCAGACAGAACGGGATGTTCAGCTACACCGGTCTGACCCCGCAGCAGGTCGACGAACTGAAAGATGTTCACGGCATTTACATGCTGCGCAGTGGCCGAGTGTGTATGGCAGGTTTGAATGAAGGGAATATCGACAAGGTATGTGACGCAATCGCGAGCCTCTTCGCCCGTTAA
- the hisA gene encoding 1-(5-phosphoribosyl)-5-[(5-phosphoribosylamino)methylideneamino]imidazole-4-carboxamide isomerase, producing the protein MLIIPAIDLKDGACVRLRQGRMEDSTVFSDDPVAMAAKWVEGGCRRLHLVDLNGAFEGQPVNGDVVTAIARRYPNLPIQIGGGIRSLETIEHYVKAGVSYVIIGTKAVKEPEFVAEACRAFPGKVIVGLDAKDGFVATDGWAEVSSVQVIDLAKRFEADGVSAIVYTDIAKDGMMQGCNIPFTAALAAAARIPVIASGGIHNLGDIQALLNAKAPGIIGAITGRAIYEGTLDVAEAQALCDREQR; encoded by the coding sequence ATGCTGATTATCCCCGCTATCGATCTCAAGGACGGTGCTTGCGTCCGTCTGCGTCAGGGCCGGATGGAAGATTCCACGGTGTTCTCCGATGATCCGGTGGCCATGGCCGCCAAGTGGGTCGAGGGTGGTTGCCGTCGTCTGCATCTGGTCGATCTGAACGGTGCGTTCGAAGGTCAGCCGGTCAACGGTGATGTGGTCACGGCCATCGCCCGACGCTACCCGAACCTGCCGATCCAGATCGGCGGCGGCATCCGTTCGCTGGAAACCATCGAGCATTACGTCAAGGCGGGCGTGAGCTACGTCATCATCGGCACCAAGGCCGTCAAGGAGCCCGAGTTCGTGGCCGAAGCCTGCCGTGCGTTCCCCGGCAAGGTGATTGTCGGTCTGGATGCCAAGGACGGTTTTGTCGCCACCGACGGCTGGGCTGAAGTCAGCTCGGTGCAGGTCATTGATCTGGCCAAGCGTTTCGAGGCCGATGGCGTGTCGGCCATTGTCTACACCGACATCGCCAAAGACGGCATGATGCAGGGCTGCAACATCCCGTTCACCGCGGCATTGGCGGCTGCCGCGCGGATCCCGGTGATCGCTTCGGGTGGCATCCATAACCTGGGCGACATCCAGGCGCTGCTGAATGCGAAGGCTCCGGGCATCATCGGCGCAATCACCGGCCGTGCGATTTACGAAGGCACACTGGATGTGGCCGAAGCTCAGGCGCTTTGCGACCGCGAACAACGCTGA
- a CDS encoding DUF2164 domain-containing protein gives MSKAKGKPPILTLSPEHEQQAIDKLKRLFAERFELDLGSFEVAEVLELFTREIAPHYYNRAIFDVQQQLKERFESIESDLWALEKN, from the coding sequence ATGAGCAAAGCCAAGGGCAAGCCGCCGATCCTGACCCTCTCGCCCGAGCATGAGCAACAGGCGATCGACAAGCTCAAGCGCCTGTTCGCAGAGCGCTTCGAGCTGGATCTGGGCTCGTTCGAAGTGGCTGAAGTCCTCGAGCTGTTCACGCGCGAGATTGCCCCGCATTACTACAATCGCGCCATTTTCGATGTTCAGCAGCAGCTCAAGGAGCGCTTCGAGAGCATCGAAAGTGACTTGTGGGCACTCGAAAAGAATTAG